TACACGAAAGAGCTTCTCCGGATGAAGGAAATGATACTGGAATATGTAAGGCCGGAGGCAGAAGAGGTTTAGCGAGCTTCTGCGGGCTGTTGACAAAGCGGTTTTTTGCACTATAATAGTTGTAGGTACAACGATGTACATACAACTATTTGTATTTCACAGGAATCTGAAAAATACCTTCGGGAGGAAATTATGGATATCACAGGACGAAAAATCACGAAGATTGCCCGGGAAGCGGAGAAGCTGGTTTTGCTGACTCTGCGGGAAACGGGCGTTGGAACGGCGGAGATCGATCTGATCCATGCGTTGCGTCACAGACCCGGCTGCACGCAGGCGCAGCTGGCGGAGATTCTCCATGCGGATAAAGCGGCCATTGCCCGCAGAACCAAAAATCTTGAGACAAAGGGATACCTGATCCGCAGGGATGATCCCCATGACCGGCGCAGCCAGCAGCTCTTTCCCACGGAAAAAGCAGAAGCCATGAAAGTGTCCAAGGTGGAGATCGAATCGTCCTTTTACGAATATCTGACCCGCGTGCTGACGGCGGAGGAAGCGGAGGCCTTTGCGGCATCCCTGGATAAGCTGTACCGGGCCTCCAAGACCGAGAGCCGGGCGGGATTTCCGCATTTTCATAAAACGGACGGGGAGATGAAAGCATGAGCAGGAGAGAGAAGCAGACATTTACACCGGATCGCATCCGTTCCTATTTCGTGATGGAATGGCTGCCGCTTTTGCTGGTTACGATTTCCGGTGTGATCTACAATGTGGGGCTGCTGGCAACGCCCCGGTTCGAGGGACGGCTGGCCCAGTGCCTGGCGGACATTCTGGGAGGGAGCGCAACGGCTGCCAAGATGGCCATGCTGGTGATCTTATACGTGATTGTCACATTTATCGTGCAGGCGGCCCGGTTTGTGAAGCGTTTTTATGTCCGGCGGTTTGCCAACAATATCAACCGGCGGATGAAGGGCATCCTTTATGCCAATCTGGTGCGCCAGAGCCGGGCGGCACTGGAAAAGGAAGGTGTCGGAAACGTCATGACGAAGGCCATTTCCGATGTGGATGACTGCGTGGAGGGCATGCGGAAATTTACCACGGAAGTGTTTGACACGGGTGTGGCGCTGGCCGGTTATGTAGTCATGCTGCTGGTGTACGACTGGCGGCTGGCACTGCTGAGTCTGCTTTTCACACCGATCTCTTATTTTTGCGCAGAATGGATGAAAAAACCGGTGCAGCGTGCCGGAGCTTCCTATAAGAAAGCGGCCGGGGCTTTGAGCGCAGCCACGCTGGACCGGGCGGAAAATGCCGTTACCTACCGGGTGTACGGCTGTGAGGATACCAGAGCCGGGCTTTATGAAGGGGCGCTGAATCGCTATGAGAAAACGGCGGTGCGTAACAATGTGTGGCAGTCGGCCCTTCCGCCGCTGTATCTGGCGGCATCTGAGGCGGGGGTGTTATTTATCCTCTGGTTTGGCGCTAAAAATGTGCTGGGAACCGGATGGAGCAGCTGGGATATCGCAGCATTTACCACGTTTCTTTCCTGTTTTACCAAGCTGACCGTCAAATCCTCCAAGGTTGCCAAGCTGTTTAACGCGGTACAGAAAGCGGAAGTTTCCTGGAAACGGATAAAACCGCTGATGCAGTCGCCGGAGCAGCTGGAGCCGCTGGCCATTCCGGCAGCAGAAGAGGTGACGCTGGAGAATCTTTCTTTCGCCTATGGAGATACGACTGTATTTTCCGGTCTGACATTGACAGCCCGTCCGGGAGAAATGATCGGCGTCACCGGCCCGGTTGCCTGCGGAAAATCCACCTTCGGGCGCGTGTTCCTCTGCGAATCCCCGTATGAGGGCTCGGTTCGTTTCGGTAAAAGAGAGCTTTCCATCCTCACTCCGAGAGAAATCGCTGCCACGGTGGGATATCTGGGGCACGACCCGGAGCTGAGCGCGGACACGCTGGAGCATAACGTGCTGTGCGGCAGCGAGCAGGAGGTCATCCCTTATTTTCAGGCGGTGGCATTCCGGGAAGAAGTGTTATCCATGGAAAAGCAGGCAGAAACAGTCATCGGCAGCAGCGGTACCCGTCTGTCCGGCGGCCAGGCCCAGCGGCTGGCACTGGCACGGACGCTGGCCCATCCGCGTCCACTGATGATCCTGGATGATCCGTTTTCTGCCCTTGACCGGAAAACAGAAGATACGGTATTTGCCAATCTGCAGGAGTATGCAAAGGATAAGGTCGTCTTTCTCATTTCCCACCGGCTGTACCATTTCCCACAGATGCAGAAGGTGATCTTCATGGAAGACGGAAAGACCACAGTCGGAACCCATGGGGAGCTGATGGCTTCGGTTCCGGCATATCGAAGACTTTATGAAAGCCAGACAGGAGGGGAACAGCATGAAGAAGCATAAGACAGGCGTGTTTGACGCTGTAAAAACCGCCGCCCTGACCCATCGGGGGCTGACGGCGGTAACGCTGCTGTGTGTGGCGGCATCGGTGATCATGTCCCTGATCCCGCCGCTGCTGCTGGCGCGGATCATCGACCGGCTGACCGGCGGCATGCCGCTGGCGTTCCTTGCCGTGCTTCTCTATTTTGGAAGCCTTGTGCTGGAGAGCATTCTCTCCTCCGCCCAGGAAGCACTGCTGGTGTTGTTTGGACAGAAGATGACCCACGCCCTCCGCTCGGAAATGTCGCAGAAA
Above is a window of Oscillospiraceae bacterium NTUH-002-81 DNA encoding:
- a CDS encoding helix-turn-helix domain-containing protein, giving the protein MDITGRKITKIAREAEKLVLLTLRETGVGTAEIDLIHALRHRPGCTQAQLAEILHADKAAIARRTKNLETKGYLIRRDDPHDRRSQQLFPTEKAEAMKVSKVEIESSFYEYLTRVLTAEEAEAFAASLDKLYRASKTESRAGFPHFHKTDGEMKA
- a CDS encoding ABC transporter ATP-binding protein, with the protein product MSRREKQTFTPDRIRSYFVMEWLPLLLVTISGVIYNVGLLATPRFEGRLAQCLADILGGSATAAKMAMLVILYVIVTFIVQAARFVKRFYVRRFANNINRRMKGILYANLVRQSRAALEKEGVGNVMTKAISDVDDCVEGMRKFTTEVFDTGVALAGYVVMLLVYDWRLALLSLLFTPISYFCAEWMKKPVQRAGASYKKAAGALSAATLDRAENAVTYRVYGCEDTRAGLYEGALNRYEKTAVRNNVWQSALPPLYLAASEAGVLFILWFGAKNVLGTGWSSWDIAAFTTFLSCFTKLTVKSSKVAKLFNAVQKAEVSWKRIKPLMQSPEQLEPLAIPAAEEVTLENLSFAYGDTTVFSGLTLTARPGEMIGVTGPVACGKSTFGRVFLCESPYEGSVRFGKRELSILTPREIAATVGYLGHDPELSADTLEHNVLCGSEQEVIPYFQAVAFREEVLSMEKQAETVIGSSGTRLSGGQAQRLALARTLAHPRPLMILDDPFSALDRKTEDTVFANLQEYAKDKVVFLISHRLYHFPQMQKVIFMEDGKTTVGTHGELMASVPAYRRLYESQTGGEQHEEA